GGAAAAGTGCGATGAGCGGTGACGGTCAGGTTACCCTAGGAAATCAAGTCGTCATGAAACATACCGCACGTAAGGTGCGGCGATTATTCAATGATCAGGTGCTCGCTGGTTTTGCCGGTTCTGTTGCAGATGCATTCACTCTTTTCGAGAAGTTCGAAGGGAAGTTGGAGAGTTACGACGGCAACCTTGCAAGAGCATCGGTAGAGCTTGCAAAAGAGTGGCGGAGCGATAACGTTCTCCGTAAGCTGGAAGCGATGTTGATCGTAATGGATAAAGAAAACATGTTTCTAGTGTCTGGTACAGGGGAAGTAATAGAACCGGATGATGGTATTTTAGCCATCGGTTCCGGAGGTAATTTCGCCCTCAGTGCAGGAAGAGCGCTTAAGCGCTATTCCCCAGAGCAGTCCGCGGAACAGATAGCCAGAGCTGCACTTGAAATTGCAGGTGAAATTTGTGTATTCACCAATGATCAAATCATTTTGGAAGTTCTCGATTAAGGGGGCATACGTATGTCATTAAATTTAACGCCTAGAGAAATCGTCGAAAGGCTCGACCAATATATTATCGGCCAGGGCAGTGCCAAGCGTTCTGTCGCGATCGCTCTTCGGAATAGATACCGTCGCATGCAGCTGACGGATGACCTGAAGGATGAAATTGTTCCGAAGAACATCCTAATGATGGGACCGACGGGGGTAGGGAAGACAGAGATTGCCCGCCGTCTTGCCAAACTGGTCGGTGCGCCATTTGTAAAAGTGGAAGCGACGAAATTTACGGAAGTAGGTTACGTCGGACGCGATGTAGAGTCCATGGTTCGTGATCTTGTAGAGATGGCTGTCCGTATGGTTAAACAGGAGAAGATGGAAGCGGTCAAAGACCGTGCAGAGGAGCAGGCGAACAAAAGACTCGTCAAGCTGCTGGTCCCTTCCAAAAAGAAGCAGGGCAACAACTTTAAGAACCCGTTTGAGATGATCTTTAATCAAGGCGGTCAAGAGGATAAGGATTCCGCTGAGGATAAAGACGAAACGGAAATTGAAACGAAGCGTAGCCGCATCAGACATCAGTTGGATCTCGGCGAGCTTGAGGATCGCATGGTCACAATTGACGTGGAAGAATCTCAAGCATCCATGTTCGATATGCTGCAAGGTTCCGGGATGGAACAGATGGGAATGAACATGCAGGATGCTTTCAGCCAGTTCATGCCGAAGAAGAAGAAGAAACGGAAGCTCTCTGTTGCAGAAGCCCGAAAGGTATTGACACAAGAGGAAGCAGGCAAGCTTGTGGATATGGATGAAGTCGGACAGGAAGCCGTTTCCAAGGTGGAACAGTCCGGGATGATCTTTATCGACGAGATTGATAAGGTGGCAGCGAAAGGAGACAATCAGGCGAACGTCTCCAGAGAAGGGGTTCAACGTGATATTCTGCCGATCGTTGAAGGTTCAACGGTCGTCACGAAATACGGCCCCGTATCGACCGATCATATTTTGTTCATTGCTGCCGGTGCCTTTCATATGGCTAAACCGTCCGATCTCATCCCTGAGCTCCAGGGAAGGTTCCCGATCCGGGTCGAATTGAATAAACTGAGCGTCGCGGATTTCAAGAACATTTTGACAGAACCCTCCAATGCGCTTTTGAAACAATATAAAGCATTACTTGAAGTTGAAGGTATAAAGGTTGAATTTTCTGACGATGCTATTACTAGACTTGCAGAAATCGCTCACGAAGTGAACCAGGAAACCGACAATATAGGAGCTCGGCGTCTCCATACAATCTTGGAGAAGCTGCTTGAGGACCTATCCTTTGAAGCTCCTGACGTTACGATGGAAACGATCGAGATTACACCACAGTATGTAGACAGCAAACTATCATCTATTGTAAAAAACAAAGACTTATCACGATTCATTCTATAAGGATGAGATCAACAAGGAGGAAACGCACATGAAACTTCTAGAACGTGCACGCAGAATCAATGCTATGTTACAAACAACAACAGGAAAATCGGTGGATTTTAATGAAATGTCCGCAACGATGAGAGACGTTATCGAAGCGAATACATTCGTTGTAAGCCGCCGTGGGAAGCTGCTCGGCTTCGCCATCAACCAGGAAATTGAAAACGAGCGCATGAACGCAATGTTCTCTGAACGACAGTTTCCACAGGAGTATACCCAAAATTTATTCAACATTAAGGAAACGACGCCGGACATCGATATTGACAGCGAGTATACGGCTTTCCCTGTAGAGAACAAGGAATTGTTCAAAGAAGGATTGACGACAATCGTACCAATCATCGGAGGTGGTCAGCGCTTAGGAACGTTGATCCTGAGCCGTCTGAACGGAAGTTTTAATGATGATGACCTGCTGCTTGCTGAGTATGGTGCAACCGTTGTCGGAATGGAGATCCTGCACGAGAAGACAGAAGAGATTGAACAGGAAGCCCGCAGCAAAGCTGTCGTTCAAATGGCAATTTCTTCTCTTTCCTACAGTGAATTGGAGGCCATCGAGCATATCTTCGATGAACTGGAAGGTAATGAAGGACTACTTGTTGCCAGTAAAATTGCAGACCGTGTCGGAATCACACGTTCCGTCATTGTAAACGCGCTTCGTAAGCTTGAAAGTGCGGGTGTCATCGAATCACGCTCATTGGGAATGAAAGGTACGTATATCAAAGTGCTTAATAATAATTTCCTACTGGAGCTTCAAAAGCTTCGTACGAATTAAAATAATAAAAAAAGCCGCTTTCAGTGAACTATAACCCGAATAATGGACACTTATAAAAAAGTGCCCCGTTATTCGGGTTATTTCTGTTTCAAGGAAGGAAACCCGTTTATAATCAAAATAAATATATGAACGGAGTGTGACTATGAGTAAACATCTTTATTCAAATACGGAAATGAAACAATTAGAGGACAATCCGAATGTCGTAAAGGTATCGGAACGTTCTATCACATACCATCCTTTATTTAAGAAAGCTGCAATTCAGGAATATCAGAATGGAAACTTTCCATCTCAAATATTTGAAGAGCACGGATTTGATTTAGTAGTGATTGGGAAGGATCAACCCAGAAGATGCTTAAAGCGCTGGCGTAACACATTTGAAAAGTACGGAGAACTTGGTCTGGAGGGAGACCGTCGTGGAAAAGGAAGTAAAGGTCGACCTTCTTCAAAGAAGATGTCTGCGGAAGAAAAACTTGAGAAAGCGGAAGCTCGTATTAAGTACTTAGAGGCTGAAAATGATTTTTTAAAAAAGCTAGACAAACTCGAAAGGCAGGCGTTGAAGAAGAAACGAAAATAACTCCATCAGAAGTCTATCAGCTTATTTATGAAACAATCCATAATTACTCCTTAAGGAGTATGGTCTCTTATTTATGTGAATTCACAGGAGTAAGTCGAAGTGGATATTATGCGTGGATAAATAGTGATTCCAAAAGACAAGTGAAAAATCAGAAAGACGAAAAGGATATACAAATTATTCAAGTTATCTTCTCACAAAACCATGAGAAAGTAGGAGCTCTGCAAATTAAGTTGATTCTCGAAAATGATTATGGGGTCATCATGAATCATAAAAAAATTCGAAGATTAATGAAGAAATTTGATCTTTCGGCAAAGATCAGACAGGCTAAACCATACAAACAAATGTTGAAAGCCACTCAAGAGCATCGTACGTGCCCAAACCATCTTAACCGAGAGTTCACACAACTAGAACCCGGAAAAGTCTTTTTGACTGATATCACTTACACGTATTTTGGGAAAGGTCAAAAAGCATATCTTTCTTGCGTGAAAGATAGTACAACAAAGGAAATTGTAGCTCACCATATATCTACTTCCCTAGGGATGGATATTGTTTACCGAACGTTAGAGAAACTTCAAGACACCGTAAAATCTTTCCATCCAGAAGCAATGATTCATTCGGATCAAGGGTTTCATTACACTCACCCCAAATTCCAATCTAGAGTGAGAGAAGCTGGCCTTCGTCAGTCCATGTCCCGAAAAGGTAACTGTTGGGATAATGCACCTATGGAATCATTCTTTGGTCATTTAAAGGATATGGTGGATCACCAATCATGTGAAAGCTTAAGCCAACTTAAAGAAGAAATTAACCAGTATATAGCAAAATATAATAATAAAAGATATCAGTGGAATTTAAATAAGATGACCCCGGTGCAATACCGAGATCATCTCCTAGCCGCCTAAGGTTCTTTTTATAAACTGTCCGAATTATAGGTTACAGTTCACAGCTGAAAGCGGCTTTTTTTATGCAATAATTACATAATTATCCTTAAATGACTTACATAAGTAGTATTTTGAATATTTGACAAAAAATTAATACAATTCGACAATTAACTATGTCATAATGTTCATTATAATAGAAGACCTGTACATATGTAACTATTTTCCATATTAAGGGGATTAAAAACCTAGTTCTTTCGATGTGTTTGGTAAGCTTCTGTAAAAATCATTCGGGAAAGATAGACAGAGGTATACAAATTTTTTTAAAATTGTTTCTGTAATCAAAGAAAATGTCGAATAAAGGAAACAAAGGAGATGCCGATGACCATATTCAGTAGTACTTTTTCCACATTGGAACAGGCTTTAAACTTCACAACAGCTAAAAACAGAACAATATCCAACAATATAGCTAATGTTGACACCCCTGGATATAAGGCTAAAGGAGTAGCTTTTCAGGACGTGTTGAATGGAGAGCTGGCTTCTATTCAGACAAAACGGACAGATGAGCGTCACATTGATTTCCGGGCTCGTACGTCCAATTCTTTTCATACCTTTACTAAAACCGGGACGACGTACAGCCATAACGGCAACAACGTAGATGTGGATAAAGAAATGAATGACCTTGCTCAAAATCAAATTCAGTATGAGGCACTGGTCGATCGGATGAGCGGGAAATTCAAAAGCTTGGAGTCGGTGATAAAAGGAGGTAGATAGGGTGAGTATATTTCGGGCAATGAATACAAGCGCGAGTGCCTTGACGGCTCAGAGGTTGAGGATGGATATTGTATCTTCCAACATAGCGAATGCCGATGCTACACGAGCGGTTCAGAATGAAAACGGTGAATGGGAGCCATATCGTAGAAAGATGCCGGTATTCCAAAGTGAAGGTTCTGGCTTCCGTAGTCATTTGTCGCAGGCCCGGACCGGTTCTGGAGAGGACGGCGGCGTAAAAGTGTCAAGGATCGTAGAAGATCCAGAACCCTTTAAAACGGTGTACAACCCTAACCATCCAGACGCTGACGAAGCGGGATATGTAGAAATGCCGAACGTGGATCCCTTGCAGGAAATGGTTGACTTGATGAGTTCTACAAGATCATACGAAGCCAACGTAACAGCTGTCAATGCATCAAAGAATATGCTCATGAAAGCTTTGGAAATCGGAAAATAAGGAGGGACTGGAATGGTCGAAATGACTTCCATGATGAATACCCCGGTGCAAATGTCCTCAGCTAATGGATCCCAGTGGAAAAAAGCCGTATCTGCAGGGGAAGCCCAGGGGGCCTTTGCAAATCAGCTGAAGCAGGCGATTGAACAGGTCAATGAAGCACAAATTGCTTCGGATAATAAGACGAAGGCGCTTGCTCGTGGGGAGATTGATGATCTGCACGACGTCATGATTACATCGCAAAAAGCGAGTGTAACGATGCAGATGGCAGTGGAAATGCAGAGCAAAACAATTGAGGCATACAAAGAAATCATGCGTATGCAGGTTTAATTATTACCGAACGATTATCAGCACTAAACCATTCGCGTAGGTTGTGCTTTTTTTGGGGGCAGCTATGAAAGAAAAAATAAACGCATACAGAGAGAAAGTCGTGTCGTTTTGGAAAGAGCGGAAAAAATCACAAAAGGGCTGGATCATTGGTTCCGTTGCAGCTGTCATTCTGGCCGCAGTCTTGCTTGCTGTCTTACAAGGCGGTTCCAAGATGACACCACTTTACAGCGATTTGACGCTTCAGGAAATAGGCCAGATCAAATCAGAATTGGATACAAGAGGCATTCCTTATGAATTGGATAAGGGCGGAACGACGATACTCGTTCCGGATACAGAAGCGGAGTCGCTGCTCGTTGATCTTGCTGCGTCCGGTCTTCCGAACAGCGGAAGGATCGATTACGGATTCTTCAGTGCCAACACATCATGGGGGATGACGGACAATGAGTTTGATGTCATCAAACTGGATGCGATGCAGACCGAGCTTGCCAATCTCATGAAAGGGATCAGTGGAATCCAGGATGCCCAAGTAATGATTAACATGCCGGAGGAGCAGGTGTTTGCATCGGAGCAGGGGCAGGAAGCCTCAGCATCCGTCGTCCTGAACGTACAACCGGGAGCAAGTATCGAACAGCCTCAAGTAGAGACGCTGTACAATCTGGTATCAAAGTCTGTTCCTAATTTATCTAAAGATAATATCGTCATCATGGATCAGAATTTTAATTATTTTGACATTAATGATGCTTCCTTAGCTGGGAGCTCCGACGCTTATACATATCAACAAAATGTCAAAGAAGATATTGAACGGGACATAAAACAGCGCCTGCAGCGGATGCTTGGTACCATGATCGGTCAACAAAAGGTCATGGCAACCGTAACTGCAGATATCGATTTTACAAAAGAAAACCGTGTCGAAGAGCTTGTTGAACCGGTTGATCCTGAAACGATGGAAGGACTGCCGGTAAGTGTGGAGCGCATTGAAGAAACCTATGAAGGCGGCGTTCCGGAAGGCGGCGTTCCAGGAGCAGGAGATGAAGATGTAGCCAACTACCCTGCAGGTGAAGAGGGCGGAGACGGCGATTATGAAATGAATCGCGAAACGATCAACAACGAGTTCAACCGGATCAAGAGAAATATTGAAGAAAGTCCGTATAAAGTAAGAAATCTTGGTATTCAGGTTGCTGTGGATAACACAAAAGGGACAAATGCAGAGGGCGAAGTTGAATATTTGACCGCCGCAGAGCAGCAGACCGTAGAAGAGGGCATTCAATCCATTGTCGACTCCATGATAACGACTTCCATCGATGCTGGTTATGAAGATCAAATTGAGGCAGACGAGAATGTGTCGATCGTCTTCCAGGAGTTCAATGGCAAACCGGAAGCCCCTGAAGCACAGCCGGGAATTCCTCTGTGGGTGTATATTACTGGCGGCGTCCTCGCTCTACTCATCATCCTGCTCTTGATCTTGTTGTTCCGACGCAGGAACGTAGAGGAAGAGGAAGAATACGTCTATTTTGAAGAACCACTGATCGAGCAGCGGTCGAAAGAAGTGCAGGAGATACAGGAGAAAGAAGACGAGTCCACACAGAAACGGAAGCAGCTGGAGAAACTGGCGAATGAGAAGCCGGAAGATTTTGCGAAACTATTGCGGTCATGGATTGCAGAAGATTAAGGGGGTCTGAAGGATGGCCTTAAGAAAGACAAGATTAACAGGAAAACAAAAAGCTGCCGCCCTGCTTATAGCCCTTGGGCCGGATGTGGCAGCAAAAGTGTACAAACATTTGAACGAAGAAGAAATTGAACAATTAACGCTGGAAATTTCATCGGTACAAAAAGTCGATGCAAAAGAAAAAGAAGAGATTTTGGATCAATTTCATCAAATTGCCCTCGCCCAGGACTATATTTCCCAAGGCGGAATCGGTTATGCGAAAACGATACTGGAGAAAGCGCTTGGACCTGCGGAGGCCGCCAATATCATTGGACGGTTGACTTCTTCGCTGCAGGTGAGGCCGTTTGATTTTGCGCGCCGGGCCGATGCGGGACAGATTTTGAATTTTATACAAAATGAGCATCCTCAGACGATCGCACTGGT
This sequence is a window from Bacillus sp. SB49. Protein-coding genes within it:
- the codY gene encoding GTP-sensing pleiotropic transcriptional regulator CodY — protein: MKLLERARRINAMLQTTTGKSVDFNEMSATMRDVIEANTFVVSRRGKLLGFAINQEIENERMNAMFSERQFPQEYTQNLFNIKETTPDIDIDSEYTAFPVENKELFKEGLTTIVPIIGGGQRLGTLILSRLNGSFNDDDLLLAEYGATVVGMEILHEKTEEIEQEARSKAVVQMAISSLSYSELEAIEHIFDELEGNEGLLVASKIADRVGITRSVIVNALRKLESAGVIESRSLGMKGTYIKVLNNNFLLELQKLRTN
- the fliE gene encoding flagellar hook-basal body complex protein FliE, which produces MVEMTSMMNTPVQMSSANGSQWKKAVSAGEAQGAFANQLKQAIEQVNEAQIASDNKTKALARGEIDDLHDVMITSQKASVTMQMAVEMQSKTIEAYKEIMRMQV
- the hslU gene encoding HslU--HslV peptidase ATPase subunit — its product is MSLNLTPREIVERLDQYIIGQGSAKRSVAIALRNRYRRMQLTDDLKDEIVPKNILMMGPTGVGKTEIARRLAKLVGAPFVKVEATKFTEVGYVGRDVESMVRDLVEMAVRMVKQEKMEAVKDRAEEQANKRLVKLLVPSKKKQGNNFKNPFEMIFNQGGQEDKDSAEDKDETEIETKRSRIRHQLDLGELEDRMVTIDVEESQASMFDMLQGSGMEQMGMNMQDAFSQFMPKKKKKRKLSVAEARKVLTQEEAGKLVDMDEVGQEAVSKVEQSGMIFIDEIDKVAAKGDNQANVSREGVQRDILPIVEGSTVVTKYGPVSTDHILFIAAGAFHMAKPSDLIPELQGRFPIRVELNKLSVADFKNILTEPSNALLKQYKALLEVEGIKVEFSDDAITRLAEIAHEVNQETDNIGARRLHTILEKLLEDLSFEAPDVTMETIEITPQYVDSKLSSIVKNKDLSRFIL
- the flgC gene encoding flagellar basal body rod protein FlgC, translated to MSIFRAMNTSASALTAQRLRMDIVSSNIANADATRAVQNENGEWEPYRRKMPVFQSEGSGFRSHLSQARTGSGEDGGVKVSRIVEDPEPFKTVYNPNHPDADEAGYVEMPNVDPLQEMVDLMSSTRSYEANVTAVNASKNMLMKALEIGK
- a CDS encoding IS3 family transposase (programmed frameshift), with protein sequence MSKHLYSNTEMKQLEDNPNVVKVSERSITYHPLFKKAAIQEYQNGNFPSQIFEEHGFDLVVIGKDQPRRCLKRWRNTFEKYGELGLEGDRRGKGSKGRPSSKKMSAEEKLEKAEARIKYLEAENGFFKKARQTRKAGVEEETKITPSEVYQLIYETIHNYSLRSMVSYLCEFTGVSRSGYYAWINSDSKRQVKNQKDEKDIQIIQVIFSQNHEKVGALQIKLILENDYGVIMNHKKIRRLMKKFDLSAKIRQAKPYKQMLKATQEHRTCPNHLNREFTQLEPGKVFLTDITYTYFGKGQKAYLSCVKDSTTKEIVAHHISTSLGMDIVYRTLEKLQDTVKSFHPEAMIHSDQGFHYTHPKFQSRVREAGLRQSMSRKGNCWDNAPMESFFGHLKDMVDHQSCESLSQLKEEINQYIAKYNNKRYQWNLNKMTPVQYRDHLLAA
- the fliF gene encoding flagellar basal-body MS-ring/collar protein FliF, whose amino-acid sequence is MKEKINAYREKVVSFWKERKKSQKGWIIGSVAAVILAAVLLAVLQGGSKMTPLYSDLTLQEIGQIKSELDTRGIPYELDKGGTTILVPDTEAESLLVDLAASGLPNSGRIDYGFFSANTSWGMTDNEFDVIKLDAMQTELANLMKGISGIQDAQVMINMPEEQVFASEQGQEASASVVLNVQPGASIEQPQVETLYNLVSKSVPNLSKDNIVIMDQNFNYFDINDASLAGSSDAYTYQQNVKEDIERDIKQRLQRMLGTMIGQQKVMATVTADIDFTKENRVEELVEPVDPETMEGLPVSVERIEETYEGGVPEGGVPGAGDEDVANYPAGEEGGDGDYEMNRETINNEFNRIKRNIEESPYKVRNLGIQVAVDNTKGTNAEGEVEYLTAAEQQTVEEGIQSIVDSMITTSIDAGYEDQIEADENVSIVFQEFNGKPEAPEAQPGIPLWVYITGGVLALLIILLLILLFRRRNVEEEEEYVYFEEPLIEQRSKEVQEIQEKEDESTQKRKQLEKLANEKPEDFAKLLRSWIAED
- the hslV gene encoding ATP-dependent protease subunit HslV, which encodes MDQQFHATTIFAVQHQGKSAMSGDGQVTLGNQVVMKHTARKVRRLFNDQVLAGFAGSVADAFTLFEKFEGKLESYDGNLARASVELAKEWRSDNVLRKLEAMLIVMDKENMFLVSGTGEVIEPDDGILAIGSGGNFALSAGRALKRYSPEQSAEQIARAALEIAGEICVFTNDQIILEVLD
- the flgB gene encoding flagellar basal body rod protein FlgB, which produces MTIFSSTFSTLEQALNFTTAKNRTISNNIANVDTPGYKAKGVAFQDVLNGELASIQTKRTDERHIDFRARTSNSFHTFTKTGTTYSHNGNNVDVDKEMNDLAQNQIQYEALVDRMSGKFKSLESVIKGGR